The Elaeis guineensis isolate ETL-2024a chromosome 14, EG11, whole genome shotgun sequence genomic sequence ccccgtcggaaccgcctccgatcagtgtggacttcttttttttgcaggcgctcgtttccggcgatcagacgacgaggggattggccgcaacaccatTATTCccaattttaaattttcactTCTATTGATAACCAATTTAAAATAAAACAACCTGGGAACAAAGAAGACACAAATAAGAACATCTTCTAAAACAGCGATTTTGAAAGTATAGAATATATGCTGAAATAGTTACTAATGTCGCTGCTTCAACAGATACCTAGTAATGCAGACAAAATAGCAACACAACGGCCATAGGGATTACATACCAATATATCCACTGACAAACACAATACTGAGTCTATAACAAGCAGCCTGAGCTGACACCATGACTCAGTGCACCATAGATTCATATGTACCAAGTAACCTAGTTTAGAATGCCTGCGGCTCTGTTTACCCATCAGGTGAGATCATATGAGATCTCTAGGCACCACGACCCATAGTCTGTTCACCAGGAGGCATCATAACCAAGATAGGTTTCCCAATGAACCCAGGATGAGGCAGCCTGCGGCGCAGCTCTCGGCCTTCCTGGCAGAGGGAGCATGGGTGGCAGAAGTAATGCGTTGCAAAATCACAGGCCGTCTCTATCTGCTCCCGCTGCTCTTCATCCTCCAAGATACCACGGCAGCATCCACATGATTTGGCAACTGCCTCAAAGCTGCCCTATTTTTGCAACAAAACAGAAACTAGTCAAAAATGATTTCAACCTtcaccatcaaaaaaataaaaaaaacaataCCTAGAGACAAAAAAACTACGGATAACCTTTGTGACATACAGCATTGTATCTCGGAATTAAAGACATTGAAGTGAAATGTCCATAATGCAATCTCTTAATCAATATTTTGTTGCAAAGGTTTCAGCTATATTCTCATCGGTGTGATGATTCATCCAAAGACATACAGAAAGCATATAAGCATGCAAACTTGTAGTGATTAATTTTCAAACAAACATGTCAGTGTGAACAAATCTaggaataaaaatatataaagagcCGAGTATGTTGGAAGAAGATGAGACAAAAGCAACAACCAAGCAACTATAAGAGTGGTAGGATTCTCTATGTATAACACAACTATACAAGTGCAGGAGGTAAGATTCTGAAATTATATAAGAACCTCTTGAATATATCTTTGACAACATATCTTTTTACCCTGCAAGCATGGAAGGAACTAGgatagaaacaaaaaaaaaaaaatatatatatatatatatatatatatatatatcttcttGGAATTCCTTTTCGTGGCTGGTCCTGCCTCAATTTTTGAGTCATCATGAGATAAATTTCATTACGATAAATATTCTTTCAAATGTGGAAATACTTACTTCAAGATTAAATTTGCGGCGAATGGCTGTACGGGTATGATAAGAGAACCACGGTGCCAGGCAATTCCAGCCAAAGAGAGAATTCCCGAGCATAAAGAGAGCAGTGTAAGGGAAGCAGCTATTTGCAAACCACCCACGACCGGATCCAAGCCTCTCAACATTGCCTCCATACAGCACACACGGAGCCATGCTTCCAATAAGACCTGAACATTGCCATGGTAGTCAGTAGCAGTATGTCCTTTAATTACAGAGCTGATGGCAttaacctctttttttttctttttttctttttttttttgaagatttcttACAAGAAAACATTTTGGAAAGAATATAATGGATGGATGTACAAGAGAAGGAATTCATATGAATTTGCGGCAGAATTACATGTGAAAATATCAGATTAGACATGACTCGCAAATCCCTGTACGAGAGATttcgaatttaagatctaaactaTTACATTACTGCATATAAGGATCTAAATTGGAGACTAAATGGGAATCTGATGCTGGTTCCCGCTAAAGAGATCCTTCGTCTAAAGGAAAAAgggacagaaaaaaaaaaaaaaaaactggggcAATTCGTGGGCAACCAAATCGTGGCATTATTCCGATGAAATTTATACGAATTATTGTACCCAAGGATCGAACCCGACAAAATTTACGGCGCTCAAGAATCAAAAATCTCCTAACCATATCGCGATATTCTACTCCAAAAATTCCTTTTCTCCCCGTATCTACCTCCCGATCCTCAACGAATCATTTAGAAAACCCTAGATCTACGCGATCTAAACGGAAATCAGCAATCACCGGAGAAATCAAAGGGCGAAAACGTAGAGGGGGAAAGCGACAGAACGCACAAACTTCGATATCGCTGCTCCAGAACTCGTCGTTACGTCCGAGGCAGGATAAAAGGCCGGAGCTCCACTGGTTGCGGGCCACCGGCTCGCCGACGACGGTCCCACACTCCACGGGGACCCCATTCGCCGCGCTCTCGGGGGGCCTCTTGGCGGCGGCCGGTGGCGCCGCCGGGGGTACCGTCTCTTCGAGCGTCGTGGCGGTGTCGGGGCGGTGCTGTAGGAGGGGGCTCGCTTCCTCGGCGTTGGCCATGATCGGGAGTTGGATGGGGAGGCGATGTCAGCGGTGGGGAATGAAAGGGGCTTGGGAGAAGGAAGCGCGTGGAAAAGGCCAAACGTTGGGGGAGAGCTGGAACGCTCGTGACGTGGCTTCGTGATGGGTCTCCGGACCAACTTGTTAAGCGGTCGGTGCGGGTGCGTAGAAAAAGTTTTATGCGGGAATCTGATCCGACGTCCACGTACGGCTTCAGGCAAGTGAAGCCGGAACCCAAAACCGTCCAAAGGAAGGGTTTGACCTTTTACGCGGAGCCTCCGTCGCAACGCTGTGCTGCAGCTTTTGTTTGTCACGGTTGTTTCGAGCTGTGAATGCCTCGGCAGGCGATATGTTTCAGGTATGGATTTCGGATCCATCTACTAAGAGACGTATGTGCCTacaaaataggataaattatactAACTCCTCGAGATTTAATGTAGCTAGCTTAGAACCCATacgatatatgatatatatttatttttttaaataatatttttataaattaaaaattcaatataatataaaaaatattatagatgatatcaaatattttaaattaaaatataaatttaaaatatttaaataatataataataaaaataacataATCATTTCTGTCTTTTACTGTCAGAGAAATCATTTCTTGAATCAACATTTTCAGCACCaattgtttcaaaatttttattattaagcaGAGCATGACCATCTATTTGCATCTCACGTATATCTCTTTTCTTCATAgtctatcaataaaaataatatatattttattattatataattttttattttattaaattttcagTCATCATTAAAGACTTATTTCAGAGAAAaggtagagataaattttctgatAGCTAAATTGTTAATAACTTCTTAGTTTCAATAGCTCAAAATTTCATCCAGAATGATTAAGAGACAATGATGATCTATACATATCTGAAGTCAgtagtttatttttcaaataatatttttataaattaaaaatttattataatatagaaGACATCatatatgatattaaatattcaaaattaaaatattaatttaaaatatttaaataatataataataaaaagtaCTATAATCATTCCATCTTTTATCGATAGAGAAATCattttttgaatcaatattttcagCATCAATTATTCTGAAATTCTCATCATTAAGCTTAGCATGACCACCTAGTTGCATCTCACATACATCTCTTTTTTTCatagtcatatcaataaaaataatatattttttattattatataattttttattttattaaattttcaatcatcattaaagatttacttcagagaaaaaatagagataaattttctgatAGTTGAATTGTTTATAATTTCTTAGTCCCAGCAACTCAGAATTTCATCCAAAATGACTAAGAGACAATAATAATCTATACATATCTGAGATCAGTAGTTTGTATCCATTTTGTATGCATTTAAAATAGATGGTTAAGTAGTAGTAGGAGGTAGGCGGTAGTCATattgtatttgtatttatatgCATGATTGTAGTAGTTGACTCATGGGGACAATcccaattaatatttttttgccaTTGGGTTCAAAGCCAAAAATGTGGAGATCCAACGGCCAAGTGGGAAGGCAGGCAAAAGTGATGCAAACTTAGAAAACCTTTCTAATCTCTCTCAAATGCTTCTTTTTTTACAAATTCATAGGTTATTCACTAATCTCACAATAATCATTTTTTAAGTCTTCCACTCTCTAAaatataactttttttttataaaatgacAGATAAATATAGtttaacccatattttttttatctaaacttTGAATTATAAACTATTACTAAATCCTAAATTAGAAaactaaataaaattttcaaataaagcaTTCCAGCTTCTTTCCCTAAAATCCTACTCTtctcgctcctctctcttcctctagtAGCGAAGAAAAATAGAACGCAGCCTCTCCTCTCTCTCAACAATGTCTATCATTTCTTTTTTCACATTCTTCTCCTTTCTCCTCCTAACCTTCACCCAACTCCTCTTATCCTCCATCCATACTCTCACCCACAACAGAAAAGCCCTCCACCAGTCCTTTTCTCCCTAACCTCCTTTCTCTCCCCAGCCCAACCTCCTTCCCTTTCCTTCCCTAAATACCTCTGCCCACTCATATACCACCCTCTCTAGCTCCGCTACCGATACCGCCGCCGCCAGCCCCGCCCACCTCCCCAATGCCACCACTAGTGTCACCATCAGCACCTCTCTCGCCAACTCCACATGGGGATGAGGCGGAACTTCTCCTCGCCAATGGCATCGTCGAGATTCTTCATCCAGATGGAGATGGAGGCGATGTTAGACTTTGGATGGGAGCACGGAGCTCCTAGTGGACTTGGTCGATCCAGACCttcggagaagagagagagagatgaagaggAGCTCACATCCTTGTTGAAGTTGTCGAGGGGGATGGATGGTGAAGCCATTGACCGCGCTCTCTATTCCCTCTCACTTATCGTTTACTTCATCTCCTTCTCCTCCGATAGCGGCTAGGACGACGGATCGGTGAACGACGATTGCTGTCCCACTCTGACaccccctcctcctccgacggcggtgAACTCGCAGAAGCTTCTGCGAGCCGATCTCTCTCTGTCTCCTTCTCTGATGGCAGTCGGCACGACGGATCGATGAACGACGGCCGCTGCCCCACTTTGGCGccccctcctcctccgacggggGTGAACTCGTAGAAGCTTCCGCGAGCCGATCTCTCTCTGTCTCCTTCTCCTCCGACGGCAGTCGGGACGACGAATCGGTGAACGACGGCCGCTGCCCTACTCTAGCGCCCCCTCCTTCGACGACAATGGTGAACTCGCAGAAGCTTCCGCAAGCCGATCTCTCTCTATCACTATGCGCGCTCTCAAATCACCAACGATCGCTGTCCAACCCCGATACTTCCTCCTCCGACGGCGATGAACTCGTGAAAGCTTCTGTGAACcgatctctctatctctctcttacGATGTGTTtaacaaaatcttttttttttgccacgtggctctctcctctctctcccaacACCCATGCGACAAACGGAGGCTTCTCCATTGAAAAGCctccatttatatatatatatatatatatatatatatatatatatatatatatatatatatatatatatatatatatatatatattagattacatatttttatttaatattttaaaaatatatatcttattGCATAATTTTTACTATGTACATaatgtataatattatattattgccTTTATGTTAAATAAACTAATGCCTTGCTGGCATTATCACTATCttatattcattattttttaattatttttttaatttttgttattttttttttctaaacttcAATTTTTATGCTTGACCCAAAAAATCTCAAATATTGAACTTGTGAAGATAATTAAAATTTAGCCAAAGGATTATGCTTATTAAAATCCAGGATATTTGTGTATGATTTATCAGACTTGGGCTTAAAGAGCCTAGTTGTGTTACATGGCTATCCATGCTATTGAAATTTGTGGTTGGAAGTAGGCGTGACAAATCTCAATATTCAAATCTagcatattttatataaatatcttaGATTTTAATAAGTATATTCTTTTGGACAAGTTCTAATCATCATCATAAGTTTGATATTTAGGAATAATTTAgtcaaatatgaaaattttaaatttggagAAATtcagataataaaaaataaataatataagatatttaaaatttaaataggtTAGAGAGTGATGATGTGAGCAAGAATCATtaacttatttaataaaaaatatttctgaAATATTCAATGGGAATCAACAATTACCCCAAATCTTGAGGAGACTTAGTGCAATTTGCTctacaaaatattatatatataatattacatGCGACCAGCTCAATTCTATTTACACTCGTTCTATGCACACAAAGAACTCTCCCGCCTTGTGGTGGCAGTTGGTGCAGGTTAcaaggattgatatgatcaaggaGTTGGTTAAGTATTGAGTTGCGAGATAGATTTCATGAAAGACCAAGGTTTCCACATTCTCAAGACAGGATCTCTCAGATCTTAGCAATCAGGATTTAGATGGATTTTcccaaatatttcaaaatcaaacctaatatcatttttttttgccAAATGACAGATCTAGTAAAATAAGTTACAATATTTATgttccaaaaaaatatatatgttttAATATTTTCTAAAAGACATTTTTCATAAAACTGGCAACCAAACAGCAGCTTTTCCGCAATATGCTAAGCTCGACCAAACGGCAGTCAACGTACCGTCAAATTTGGGCCATGATAAACCAACTGCTTATTTTTGGCATAAGTGGCAGATGAAGAAACAAAACGTAGGAGCATGCATTTTAGTTGCCGATTTCTTGGGCTTTTTTCCTCCCCCCACCTCCTGATTTTTAGGCCTATCAATTACTTCGGCAAAAGTAAACTGATTTTTTGTTGATTTTGAAATCCACCCTTTAGCTTGTCGAAATCAGTCATATGAAAATACTACCATACTTGTGAGACGAAGTAGACGTTGATGGACAGTAGATCCCACCAGCATTCTGCTCATTTCTAGTTTTGTAAATGGGTCAATGCACCCAGTCTCGCATAGCACATGAGATGTGAAGCAAGACTACAAAGATGATATTCTTCTCTCTGTTTTTCCAACGGAAAAAAAAACTGCTGATAACTTGTTGCTCGTGAAGAGAGACAGCCATACTTCATTGTTGATGAATACGAATTTCTTATGCTCCCTGTTACTTCCGATGAATGACATGAGATTTAAGCACACATGTATATACTCAAAAGATCCCACAACGATTCCGACCCACACAAGCCAATGCCTGGGAATCCTTGATCAAAGGGGAAGCAATAGAGAATTATTATTAAGATGTTCTGTAAAAAGTCCAAAAAGGAATATACGAAGCACCCGACTAATAAACTCAAATAAAGAAGCTGGGCAAGCAATTTCAAAATTAGAACCTTGCAAGAATACAAGGAATGGAGTTGAGTTTCGTCTCCCAGCGGATGTACCACTGCAGCCACACAATGTAACCTGTCTCAGAACCAAGGCACGAAACTGGAGGGTGTCCCAATGCAAACTCCCACCTTGTGCGGATGTTGGAATAAGATCCAGATAGCTTTGCCAGGAAAGCTGATAAAATTCTATAATCATAAAGCAAAAGCACTTCAACAACTAGACAATTGCTACGCAAAGTGGCGACAGGTATAAAGAAGGGTTAAGGTGTGACAGAACTGACCGCTGTTGGCAGGGCAACTCAACATGAAGACAAACGAAAATGAAGAAAATCAAACTTGCATTGTTCATTCGCATTTCAAATGAAACAAGATATAGCATATAAATGGATCAGCAAGATGCTCCATTGTATAAAAAAgggcaaaaaaaaagagagcaatttAATCAATATGCGCATCTGAAAACCACCGATCATGGTAGGCACCATCTGATTAGTGGAACTTTAAGCAACAACGTTTGTGAAATTTCAGCTATGAAGGTAATGCAGCATTTTAGCCAACAGCCACAAAAATTCAATTAAGCACTTGAATTTACACCATTTGAACCCAGATGCCATTATAATACACAGGCCTTCCCAGTAATTTTGTTTATACCTTGGGAAGGCCTCTGTTTCTCCTCTCCTATAATGCACTGTACAGCTCGCTGCAAACACATTTGGCCTGCAATTCAAATAAAGAATTTTCTTGCGGACCTAGCCAACATGGAAGAATTAGAGGGGCTGTCCTCACAAAGCACCGGACACATGCAAACCTATCACAGGTTCAGGTCTTTCATCAAGCATgcaatttggattatgcttggCAGACTCTTGAACAACCACCTATACCACATGTAGCAGCGATCCATTGCTGTGACTCTTTATCTTCCTTGCAACAAGGTAGGACGGTCTGGCCTTTTCTTGTAGAAGAAATGATCACTAAAAGCATACCAAGCAGCATGCATAGACGCATATAGAAACTCACCATCCCATTAGTTCCCGATGACTAATCAGAATCAATATCTATTGATAAATTCAAACGAGGCCTAACAGACCGTGGTTGGCAGGGATGTGAGAAAGAAATATCAGACCTTTGGGTATTTGAATTTGCTATGTTTGCTCTATCATCATTCATGCTCAGAAGCAATGAAGCTGCATCcataaattaaacaaaaatgaatAGTAAGacccagcaccaaagcacaagaCCATTAAAACAAATCGAAAACAAGGTTTTCAGTTAGCAAACCGGCAAATATAGCTTTAGGATCACAAGTCAAAACTCATTGAAGCCATAAGCAAGAAAGAGGCAGAAGGTTAGGGACTGATAATAATAAACCAATATATACCCATGAAATTAGAAAGCACTAGCACATTTGCAAATAATACATATGTTGTATCCTGGGAAAATAGCAGTATATAAAAGATGTAAGTGTTACCTCCAGACCTAAGTTCAGGAATTCAATAGCGTTGGAACACTTTATGTACAGACACAACACATCACTTGAAAAAAGCAGTTCCTACAAGAACTGAACATTGCTGCAACAGTCACTCCTTAGATGGGGTTCTAGGTTCAAGTCTTGGGTGGTTCACCCCGAGATACATGGACCCATGCAATCTTCATTGGGTGGTTCTTATCCCCCTTCCTTTCAAGGGTAGGAAAGGAAAAGCCAAAAAGGAAAATATGGTTCCTACTAATACCAGCCAGAGCCATCTGCACTTGGCGTAGCCTTTCATAGTGCAATTGTGATATTTAACACTCACTTAAAGTGCCCTAAAAGTGTTCAGAAAATTTAATGAAGCTACGTGTTGTTCCTTCTCTAAGGACTATGGCATTAGGTACAAGCTTTTCAACAAGTACTGTTGACTAATCAGCTTAATGTATTGTCTTACGTATTCTGATGAAACTATATTAGCAATATCTTACTAgattatcaattttaagatatTGTTTTGAAAGGACGTTTAATCTTGTCGAGCTTCTTGGAGGTAATGGTCACA encodes the following:
- the LOC105057068 gene encoding cell number regulator 8-like, producing the protein MANAEEASPLLQHRPDTATTLEETVPPAAPPAAAKRPPESAANGVPVECGTVVGEPVARNQWSSGLLSCLGRNDEFWSSDIEVCLIGSMAPCVLYGGNVERLGSGRGWFANSCFPYTALFMLGNSLFGWNCLAPWFSYHTRTAIRRKFNLEGSFEAVAKSCGCCRGILEDEEQREQIETACDFATHYFCHPCSLCQEGRELRRRLPHPGFIGKPILVMMPPGEQTMGRGA